One segment of Solanum stenotomum isolate F172 chromosome 1, ASM1918654v1, whole genome shotgun sequence DNA contains the following:
- the LOC125849841 gene encoding B3 domain-containing protein At5g42700-like, whose product MKSRARSPSKKKTLSINQGMLKKKVLPPNRTDKVENGDNKKVQMCIGRKVQADNSVDISSSAQLRAEIFQTTLSSEFPNFLKCMLPSHVTGGFWLSFSKKFCVSHLPKHDANVVLVDEDGDEFSTKYLIGKSGLSGGWRGFSIAHNLVEDDVVVFQLIETCKFKVYILRENCLSHIDVAVVLMDFIVEAHNEDPNKKMNMCEANDDKYLEPPKES is encoded by the exons atGAAAAGCCGAGCTCGTTCTCCTTCTAAG aaaaagacgTTGTCAATCAATCAAGGAATGCTCAAGAAAAAGGTTTTGCCTCCCAATAGAACCGACAAG GTGGAAAATGGAGATAACAAGAAGGTTCAAATGTG CATTGGAAGGAAGGTACAGGCAGACAACTCCGTTGATATAAGCTCATCAGCCCAATTGCGAGCCGAAATATTTCAAACAACTTTATCTTCTGAAtttccaaattttctcaaatgtATGCTCCCTTCCCATGTCACTGGGGGATTTTGGTTG AGCTTTTCAAAAAAGTTTTGCGTTTCTCATTTGCCAAAACATGATGCCAATGTTGTTTTGGTGGATGAAGATGGAGATGAATTTTCCACCAAGTACCTAATTGGCAAAAGCGGATTGAGTGGGGGGTGGAGAGGTTTCTCCATTGCTCACAATCTTGTTGAAGATGACGTTGTTGTCTTCCAATTGATTGAGACTTGCAAATTTAAG gtATACATTTTACGAGAAAATTGCTTGTCACATATTGATGTTGCTGTTGTTCTTATGGATTTTATTGTTGAAGCACACAATG AAGATCCAAATAAAAAGATGAATATGTGTGAAGCAAATGATGATAAATATTTGGAGCCTCCTAAAGAAAGTTAA